One window of Myxocyprinus asiaticus isolate MX2 ecotype Aquarium Trade chromosome 4, UBuf_Myxa_2, whole genome shotgun sequence genomic DNA carries:
- the nipsnap1 gene encoding protein NipSnap homolog 1: protein MATTRSLQILKRQQQLFNKVHSAWAARGFANKSDEGWLSSMFAHNVDARKDAHSNLLSKKETSNLYKIQFHNIKPECLEAYNKLSAEVQKELHRDVDYPCEVVGSWNTWYGEQDQAVHLWRYSGGYPALTECLRKLNLNTAYLAFRKERSKMLISRRNQLLLEFSFWNEPAPRSGPNIYELRSYKLKPGTMIEWGNHWARAIKYRQENNEAVGGFFTQIGDLYVVHHLWAYKDLQTREDTRNAAWLKEGWDANVHYTMPLIQRMESRIMIPMEHSPLL, encoded by the exons ATGGCGACAACGCGCTCTCTGCAAATCCTCAAGAGACAGCAGCAGTTATTTAACAAGGTGCATTCAGCATGGGCGGCCAG AGGTTTTGCAAATAAAAGTGATGAAGGCTGGTTGAGTTCCATGTTTGCACACAATGTGGATGCCAGGAAAGATGCCCACTCCAATCTGCTCTCCAAGAAAGAAACCAGCAACCTCTACAAGATACAAT TTCACAATATCAAGCCAGAATGCTTGGAGGCATACAACAAATTGTC AGCCGAGGTGCAGAAAGAGCTTCATCGTGATGTGGATTATCCATGTGAAGTCGTTGGAAGCTGGAACACCTGGTATGGTGAACAAGATCAGGCAG tgcATCTCTGGAGATACTCTGGTGGCTATCCTGCTCTGACGGAGTGTTTACGTAAACTGAACCTCAATACG GCATATCTTGCATTTCGAAAAGAGAGGAGTAAAATGCTGATCTCTCGACGGAACCAACTTCTTCTGGAGTTCAGTTTCTGGAACGAGCCAGCACCGAGAAGTGGACCCAACATTTATGAATTGAGATCATATAAACTAAAA CCTGGCACGATGATCGAATGGGGAAATCattg GGCCCGAGCAATCAAATACAGACAGGAAAACAATGAAGCAGTGGGCGGCTTCTTCACTCAGATTGGTGATTTGTATGTTGTTCATCATTTatggg CTTATAAAGACTTGCAGACCAGAGAAGACACAAGGAACGCTGCTTGGTTAAAAGAGGGCTGGGATGCCAATGTGCACTATACAA tgcctctgATCCAGAGAATGGAATCAAGAATTATGATCCCTATGGAGCATTCACCTCTGCTGTGA